In Streptomyces sp. NBC_00341, the DNA window TCCGCGAGGAGTACATCTTCCGGGGGAAGGTGACGAAGGCGTCGTACGAGGGCCGGGCCAACGTCATCCTGCACGAGATGGCGCACATGTGGTTCGGTGACCTCGTCACCATGCAGTGGTGGGACGACCTGTGGCTCAAGGAGTCGTTCGCGGACTTCATGGGCGTGTTCGCGATGGTGGAGTCGACCCGGTTCGAGGACGGCTGGATCACCTTCGCCAACAACCGCAAGTCCTGGGCCTACCGCGCCGACCAGCTGCCGTCCACCCACCCGATCACGGCCGACATCCGTGACCTGGAGGACGCCAAGCTCAACTTCGACGGCATCACCTACGCCAAGGGCGCCTCCGTGCTCAAGCAGCTGGTGGCGTACGTGGGACGGGACGCGTTCCTGGAGGGCGCCCGGCGCTACTTCAAGAAGCACGCGTACGGCAACACCCGGCTGGGCGACCTGCTCTCTGTGCTGGCCGAGACGTCCGGCCGTGACATGACCGGCTGGTCGCGCTCCTGGCTCCAGACGGCGGGCGTCAACTCGCTGACCCCGCTGGTGACGTACGACGCCTCGGACCGGATCACCGAACTGGCGGTCCTCCAGGAGGCCGCCGAATCGCACCCGGAGCTGCGGCCCCACCGGGTCGCGGTCGGCCTGTACCGGCGCGACACCGAGGGCGGCCTGGTGCGTTACGCACGGGCAGAGGCGGATGTGGCGGGGCCGCGCACGGTGATCACGGAGCTGGCCGGGGCCGAGCGGCCCGAGCTGATCCTGGTCAACGACGACGACCTGACCTACTGCAAGGTCCGCTTCGACGAGGTGTCGCTGACCACCCTGCGCTCGCACCTCGGTGACATCACGGACCCGCTCGCGCGGGCGCTGTGCTGGTCCGCGCTGTGGAACATGACCCGGGACGGGCTGATGCCGGCCCGCGACTTCGTCTCGCTGGTGCTGGACTTCTCCGGCCGGGAGACGGACATCGGGGTGCTGCAGATGCTGCACGCCTGGACCCGGACCGCGCTGGTGCACTATGCGGCGCCCGACTGGCGCGAGGAGGGCGGCCGGGCGCTGTCCGAGGGCGCGCTGCGCGAGCTGCGGCTCGCGGCGCCGGGCAGTGAGCACCAGCTGGCCTGGGCCCGGTTCTTCGCGGCGGTCGCCTCCTCCGAGCCGGACTTCCAGCTGCTGTCGGGGCTGCTCGACGGCACGGCCCGGATCGACGGACTCGACGTCGACCAGGAGCTGCGGTGGGCGTTCCTGTCCCCGCTGGCCTCGCACGGACTGGCCGACGAGTCGGTGATCGGTGCCGAGCTGGCCCGCGACGACACCGCGTCCGGCAAGCGCCACCAGGTGCGCTGCCTGGCCTCGCGCCCTTCGGCCGCCGTCAAGGCGCAGGCCTGGGCGGGCGTCGTGGAGTCGGACGCGCTGTCCAACGCGCTGGTGGAGGCCACCATCCTGGGCTTCGCGCAGTCGTCGCAGCGGGAGTTGCTGGCGCCGTACGCGGGCAAGTACTTCGAGGTCATCGAGCGGGTGTGGGCCGAGCGGTCGATCCAGATCGGGATGGCCGTCGTGAAGGGCCTGTTCCCGGCGCTCCAGGGCGACGCCTCCACGCTGGCGGCGGCGGACGCGTGGCTCTCCGCGCACCCGGACGCGGCGCCCGCGCTGCGGCGGCTGGTGCTGGAGGCCCGCGACGACCTCGACCGGGGTCTGCGCGCGCAGGCGTGTGACGGCGGAGCCGCCTGACGGTCTCCGGTACGAAGCCCTCGCCGGGATGCCGCTGACCCCGGCGAGGGTTCCGTCCTCAAACACCGGACGGGCCGGGATTCGCCGGGTACGGGCCATTTCGGTTTGTCGAACGTCCGTACTTTAGGACGGCGTTGTCCTGGAATGTCGACGGACCTGTAACAGGGGTTACGGGCCCGGCGGCGCGCGGGATACCCCGGAGCATGACCCAGAACACCCCGCTCCCTCCCTGCCACCTCCGCATCACCACCGATGTACGGCAACGCGTGCTGTCCGCGGCCCAGTTGAAGGCACGGGGCGTCTCCGCCGCGCAGGCCGCCGGACACTGCCGGACCGGTGGTCCCTGGCAGCAGCCGCTGCCAGGTGTCTATGTGCTGCACCCGGGGCCGCTCAGCGGCCGGGAGCGGCTGCGGTCCGCCCTGCTGCACGCGGGACGCCCGCCGGTCTCCGGCCGGAGGGCCGCGCCGGTGCGGACCGGCGGCACCGACCCCGCGTACGGCGAGGCGATGGTCACCGGGCTCGCCGCGCTGTCGCTGCACGGCTTCGCCGCCGCGCCGCCCGCCGTCTCGCTGGACCGGATCGACGTGCTGGTGCCCCGGGCCCGGCGGCTGCGCTCCGTGCGGTACGCGCATCTCGTGCGGACGCCGGAACTGCCGGAGCCCGAGGTGCTGGACGGGCTGCCGGTGGCGCCGGTGGCCCGCGCGCTGGCCGACGCCGTCGCCGGGATCGGCGACGCCTTCACGGTGCGCCGGCTGCTCACGGAGGCGGTCCGCGACGGTCACTGCGAACCGGCCGTCGTCGTCGGTGAGCTGAACGGGGCCAAGGTCCTCGGCCGCCCCCAGGTGGTGGACGCGGTGGACTCGCTGCTCGCGGAGGGCCGGGCACTGGCGGAGGACCGGCTGTACGGCCTGGTGCGCGGGTACGAGCTGCCGGAGCCCCTGTGGAACGTGGACCTGCGACTGCCCGGCGGGCCGCATCTGGGCGGGGTCGACGCCTACTGGCCGGAGGAGGCGGTCGCGCTCGAACTGGACACCAGAGCCCCTCGGTACGGCCGGCTCGACGACGACCGCCGGCAGGAGGAGCACGAGGCGGAGTGGTCCGCGTACGCCGCCCGGCGCGAGCACCTGGAGCGGCTGGGGGTCACCGTCGTCCACCTCTCCCCCCGGAAGCTGCGCGAGGCGCCGGAGCAGCAGGCGGTCGTGGTGCGGACGGCGCTGATGGCGGCGGCCGCGCGGGAGCCGGCCGCGTACCTGGTGATCCTGCCCCGGTGAGACTCCCGGCGGGCTTCCCGGTGGCCACGTATCCACCTTTTCGTCCCACGTGACGCTTCGGCACCAGTGGCGGGATTCCGCCATGTACACAACTCGCCTACGCCAAGTCTCCACAAACCCCTGTCATTTACGAAAGGGTGAGCGGTCATCCGGTACCGATTTCCGGACTCTCTCTTTCACATACAGG includes these proteins:
- the pepN gene encoding aminopeptidase N, whose translation is MPGENLSRDEARERAELLTVDGYDVELDVRSALGEPDGDGGPESGPRTFRSVTTIRFRAARGGASTFADLIAPSVTSVTLDGTALDPAAVFDGTRVALADLAEGEHVLVVDAQCAYSRTGEGMHRFVDPEDGEVYLYTQYEPADARRVFANFEQPDLKAPYRFRVTAPEAWTVWSNGAEESREGGVWRFAETEPISTYITAVVAGPYHYVTDSYSRTFEDGTKLEIPLGALCRKGLARHFDADDIFLITKQGLDFFHDNFDYPYPFGKYDQAFVPEYNLGAMENPGCVTFREEYIFRGKVTKASYEGRANVILHEMAHMWFGDLVTMQWWDDLWLKESFADFMGVFAMVESTRFEDGWITFANNRKSWAYRADQLPSTHPITADIRDLEDAKLNFDGITYAKGASVLKQLVAYVGRDAFLEGARRYFKKHAYGNTRLGDLLSVLAETSGRDMTGWSRSWLQTAGVNSLTPLVTYDASDRITELAVLQEAAESHPELRPHRVAVGLYRRDTEGGLVRYARAEADVAGPRTVITELAGAERPELILVNDDDLTYCKVRFDEVSLTTLRSHLGDITDPLARALCWSALWNMTRDGLMPARDFVSLVLDFSGRETDIGVLQMLHAWTRTALVHYAAPDWREEGGRALSEGALRELRLAAPGSEHQLAWARFFAAVASSEPDFQLLSGLLDGTARIDGLDVDQELRWAFLSPLASHGLADESVIGAELARDDTASGKRHQVRCLASRPSAAVKAQAWAGVVESDALSNALVEATILGFAQSSQRELLAPYAGKYFEVIERVWAERSIQIGMAVVKGLFPALQGDASTLAAADAWLSAHPDAAPALRRLVLEARDDLDRGLRAQACDGGAA